The genome window CGTCGTATCAGCCTCTGTGCCGATCTCCGTGTGGCAGGGCTACGCTCTGCACCTTTCGTATGGGGCTTCAACCCCATGGGTCGTGAAACTTGCCTCCCGTCAGCTTCGTGCCGGCTTGTCTATGGGAGAAGACTTAGGCTTCCATCCAAAGGAGGGCGCTGCCTCAACGACTATCTACGTCCGAACCAGCGGCCAATGGGACATCGCATCGTTTTTCCTGGTCGAAGAACCTACCGCCCTGATTCTCAAAACTGTTAATATCGCAGGACCCGAGACCCCTGTTGAAACGGCATATCAAGAGGCTACGCTATCTCTCGTAGCAAAAATTCCGCGAACGAATGATGGGTATATGTTGCACTACTGTGCCTTTACCCCAAAGATGGGGGGACGAGATATATCATTCAGCCTAGCTTGGATGAATCTTAGAGGGGGCAACAGCCTCCCCCTGGCAATTAATCCGATCTCCTCCGACTGGGTGTTCTCGGCCACTACAGTACTCCTTCCCTGGGACGAAAACGATCCATTACAGCCCCCTGCGCTACTGCACTTCCACCGAGAAGGTGGTTTATCCGAGAGCTTGGAAATGGATCCGGGACCTCTCAGGCCCTATCTGGTTAATGCGGTGTCACATGCCGATCCAGCAGCCCCCCTTGAACTCACAGCCCTCTTTGGACTAAAGCGCTTAAGGCGTAACAGCAAGATTGAAGACTTACGGCTGTTAGGCTTCATTTTCACTATTCCCGCCGGGCAGGTGCCCATGATACTCGCAAGCGGATACCACGACGTTGCGCCGAGTGCCGAGTCTGCGGGAGACCTCCCCTTCTTTTCATTAATGGTCGGCAACAGAAACACCGCCGAGATTCAAGGCCCTAGCATTACATTTACCCGTGATGGCGCCTTTACATACGACGAGGACCGCTTCGTCTGGCTTTCGGATTACATGGATTGGGAGCACCCCTATAGATACGCACCGCGCGGCTACTTCGGCCCGCGCATGCAAAGCTCCAATCGACCAGACGTTCTCACCGTCGGAATCGGACCCCTCACCGACACCTCGCGCTGGTACAACGTAGGCGCTTTGACCGCCACACTCGTTCCGCGCACCGGGCTTCTGAACTCCTTCTACTCATACGGCGGCTCGTCCAAGGCGCGGGGTTTTCTCACATGGTACGGGGACTCCTTTGTAGAGCCCGCACCAGAGTACATTATCAAGCGCAACGGTGCGGCGATTAGCTCAGGCTCTATCGGAGAATATAAGGTCTGCCCCGACCATGACAAGCGGAGCTGCCTCTACTTGAGCAGATCTGTGCATCAGCTTACAATTCCAAAAGTTGGCGGAGCCATAGCTGCGGGACGCTACGAGGTACAGCTTAGCAGGGAGGTCAAAATCAACGGTGTAGATACCTCCGTCACTACTACTGGAGAGTTCTCGATTCCGACCGCTGCGCAACATCAAACCTCCCCAATTGATGAGAACCCGCCATCCCTGCGCGAGCTGCGCTCTTTGGTAGACGGCATTTGGCAGACCGGCATCGACCCAACTAAGACGAATCGTATCGAATTTACCCTCGACCCAAATCCCGGTCTAGGCGCGCTTGTAAATATTCCAGGAGAGCTACACCATGCACAACTGCCAGACAGCGTGCAGGATATCCGATTTTTCCAGAGCGCAGACCGCATATCTTGGCAAGAGATACCGCTAGAGAGTCTCTCTGATGAGCGCTTCGCTGGCGAGGTTTCTATACAGACTGCCAGCTCTCTCTACCACTTTCGGATTGAGGCGAACGACTCAAGCGAAAACAGGTTCTCCTACACATTTTCGCTTCCAACGGTCACAGCTCGCTCTCTTAAGAATCCTGCGTCCCTGCCACTTTCAGCGACCCTTGATTCAATTCCAAACAACACTCCCTACTCCCAGTCCGACGTTATCCCGGTCACCGTGCGCGGTCAGACCGTGATTCTCGGATCAATGGTCGAAGTTATCGCCAACGACAAAACGATCCTGCTCACGCCCTTCGCCTCGGCTCAAGGTGGAGTACTCACCTATATAGGCGAGCTGCCGCTTTCGCAGCTCACCCTTGGCCCTGTTTCGATTAAAGCACGGATAACAGACCCTACCGGGCGCCAAGCTGTTTCGGAGCCCCAGTCCTTCGTCATCGCACCGCGCAGCGGGGGAGAAAATGGAGGAGAAAACGGGGGAGGACCAGGCAAGAACGCCCTCTCTCTCTCTATCTCCCGCCCCTCTCGCCTTGTTGTAAGTAGGCGGCTTGTATTCACGGTTACCCCGTCCGGACCGGCGATTAACTCTTTGCGAAATGTGTCTGTAATGGCTAACGGGAAGGCTGCCTGCAGGTTCTCTAGCGCACCCTACATCTGCTCCTGGAAGATACCTCGAACTCCCCGCCACTCGCTTAGATTGCGTGCACGTGCGGTTGACCAGAACGGCACCCTGATTCGGTCAAGGGTCACGCGAATGTCGATCCGACATTAGCGGAATCTTACGCTTTTATCAGTTACCGCTTTTATCTTGAACAAGTGTTCGAAAAATCGCACGTTATATAGCATACTAAATTCGATCATCTCTTATCTCTCAAACCAGCCAACTATGAAGATCGTACGGGGATTGATGACCGGCCTCCGACACCTGCGCGATCTTGCAGCTCGGTACGGTCTCTCCCCAGCAGGAGTGTCTGACATCTAACGACTCAAATCACACCAGATTCTTATGTGATTCAATACCTTACCTAACCTTTCTAATTCGCCTAATATTCTGATATTACATAACATTCTTATGTGATCGTCGCGTTTATCCAAGACGGTCTCGCAATCGCAGATATCATGAAGTCTCACGGGCTCCCCTACCTTCGAGCTCCTCCTCCAATCCCGAAGTTTATCGATACCTCACAGGCTATCGATGAAATTCCTATTTATGACTCGTTCGACCCGCCGATGGATGAGTTCTAAAGTCGTCACTCT of Pseudomonadota bacterium contains these proteins:
- a CDS encoding S8 family serine peptidase, producing MFNIPGLSRIRACYFLCSRYLLALLAVLAMASALSVTLSVPLSANAQQDPALQEQVLYAQVSEDPSPLSPVVINGEPSVVSTDRIVMHEKNGAITGLGHLSGTGLGHLSGLQRSTEASHGVLVQLSKPPLLAAAILRKSGGPHIAQAQISAVALSEQITLEHEKARGLLLPALTAKGAQISSTSGASPKITREFSTAFNGFAVSGVTVADAQTALASMPGISVFPDVSVKASLSESVNIIRASEVWQPSQGLGLDGTGTTIGIIDTGVDYTHPDLGGCFGAGCKVVGGYDFVDNDTNPMDDHGHGTHVAATAAGNGTYRDSNGVSHPLPGVAPGAKIYAYKVLSASGSGWSSDVIAAIERCADPNLDGNFLDHLDVCSLSLGSSGNPDDPTSLAIDLASKNGVVFTVSAGNSGPAAGTVGSPGTSREAITVAAACKPGSASGECPGSSIATFSSRGPIPNFPQVLKPDVAAPGVDICAARFGSFASGSECKDTVHIAISGTSMAAPHVAGLAAIIRQANPSLTPADVKAIIIGTASDLGDDATAQGAGMIDAVAAVAAAGQPYTFLRFHGRAPVVSYTPSRLAQELSASVTVVNTSGADLSISPSVLKPVAGVSISFPAGQLSLLPDESRTIPIVVAVDHRVAVARSLSVPLKFTTPLGDATISLVLDIKSPLSLSATKLDFGISLPEQPNFSVTHGLTLSNSIIDSDWTYSISGSSWSGERGETSRFSTALSASSVTVPAGGSITVSVTTSASGAPGSNGLNSSLLQITGGVVSASVPISVWQGYALHLSYGASTPWVVKLASRQLRAGLSMGEDLGFHPKEGAASTTIYVRTSGQWDIASFFLVEEPTALILKTVNIAGPETPVETAYQEATLSLVAKIPRTNDGYMLHYCAFTPKMGGRDISFSLAWMNLRGGNSLPLAINPISSDWVFSATTVLLPWDENDPLQPPALLHFHREGGLSESLEMDPGPLRPYLVNAVSHADPAAPLELTALFGLKRLRRNSKIEDLRLLGFIFTIPAGQVPMILASGYHDVAPSAESAGDLPFFSLMVGNRNTAEIQGPSITFTRDGAFTYDEDRFVWLSDYMDWEHPYRYAPRGYFGPRMQSSNRPDVLTVGIGPLTDTSRWYNVGALTATLVPRTGLLNSFYSYGGSSKARGFLTWYGDSFVEPAPEYIIKRNGAAISSGSIGEYKVCPDHDKRSCLYLSRSVHQLTIPKVGGAIAAGRYEVQLSREVKINGVDTSVTTTGEFSIPTAAQHQTSPIDENPPSLRELRSLVDGIWQTGIDPTKTNRIEFTLDPNPGLGALVNIPGELHHAQLPDSVQDIRFFQSADRISWQEIPLESLSDERFAGEVSIQTASSLYHFRIEANDSSENRFSYTFSLPTVTARSLKNPASLPLSATLDSIPNNTPYSQSDVIPVTVRGQTVILGSMVEVIANDKTILLTPFASAQGGVLTYIGELPLSQLTLGPVSIKARITDPTGRQAVSEPQSFVIAPRSGGENGGENGGGPGKNALSLSISRPSRLVVSRRLVFTVTPSGPAINSLRNVSVMANGKAACRFSSAPYICSWKIPRTPRHSLRLRARAVDQNGTLIRSRVTRMSIRH